One window from the genome of Poecilia reticulata strain Guanapo linkage group LG9, Guppy_female_1.0+MT, whole genome shotgun sequence encodes:
- the slc2a8 gene encoding solute carrier family 2, facilitated glucose transporter member 8: protein MDIQTERRRLLDEEGGDEDPTGLLSEQEAYLSKVKNRKLYLASFAAVLGPMSFGFVLGYSSPAIPELSRISDPRLRLSEVEGSWFGSIVTIGAAVGGLLGGWMVQRIGRKLTLMSCTLPFVFGFTIIIAAQNVWMLYVGRVLTGLASGVTSLVVPLYISETAHEKVRGMLGSCVQLMVVLGIMGVYLAGLFVDWRWLAICCSLPPSLLMVAMCFMPETPRFLLSKGKRREAEEALRFLRGPDAPIEWECSRIEDGCDEQGSTFQLSDLKDPGVFKPLLISILLMVFQQMTGINAIMFYAEDIFVQAHFKESELASVIVALIQVIFTGIAAVIMDRAGRKVLLVISGAAMMISTTAFGVYFYLTLKVPGGAPAPHADLTWLALASMAVFIAGFAVGWGPIPWLIMSEVIPVRVRGFAGAAVVLSNWGMAFVITKTFQDMMNLLTSAGTFWLFACMCGLNIIFTVVFVPETKGKTLEQIEAIFRGTSGP, encoded by the exons ATGGACATCCAGACGGAGAGACGGAGGCTGCTGGATGAGGAGGGCGGAGATGAGGATCCTACGGGACTCCTGTCCGAGCAGGAGGCTTATCTCAG CAAAGTGAAGAACAGGAAGTTGTACCTGGCCTCGTTCGCCGCCGTCCTGGGTCCCATGAGCTTCGGGTTCGTGCTGGGCTACAGCTCGCCCGCCATCCCTGAGCTCAGCAGGATTTCCGACCCTCGGCTGCGGCTCAGCGAAGTCGAGGGCTCCTGGTTTGGG TCCATCGTAACGATAGGCGCGGCGGTGGGCGGCCTGCTGGGCGGCTGGATGGTGCAGCGGATCGGCAGGAAGCTGACGCTGATGTCCTGCACGCTGCCCTTCGTCTTCGGCTTCACCATCATCATCGCCGCTCAGAACGTGTGGATGCTGTACGTGGGCAGGGTGCTGACCGGCCTGGCCAGCGGCGTCACGTCTCTGGTGGTCCCG ttgTATATTTCTGAGACGGCTCATGAGAAAGTCCGCGGGATGCTGGGCTCCTGCGTTCAGCTCATGGTGGTCCTGGGCATCATGGGAGTTTACCTGGCAG GTTTGTTTGTGGACTGGCGCTGGCTGGCGATCTGCTGCTCCCTGCCGCCGTCGCTGCTGATGGTCGCCATGTGCTTCATGCCCGAGACGCCGCGCTTCCTGCTGTCGAAGGGCAAGAGGCGGGAAGCCGAGGAGGCCTTACGCTTCCTGCGCGGGCCGGACGCTCCCATCGAGTGGGAATGCTCCCGGATCGAGGACGGATGCGACGAACAG GGCTCGACGTTCCAGCTGTCCGACCTGAAGGACCCCGGCGTCTTCAAGCCGCTGCTGATCAGCATCCTGCTGATGGTGTTTCAGCAGATGACCGGGATCAACGCCATCATGTTCTACGCTGAGGACATATTCGTACAGGCGCACTTcaag gAGAGCGAGTTGGCTTCGGTGATCGTCGCTCTGATTCAGGTCATCTTCACTGGGATCGCCGCGGTGATCATGGACCGGGCCGGCAGGAAGGTTCTGCTCGTCATCTCAG GCGCGGCCATGATGATCAGCACCACGGCGTTTGGCGTCTACTTCTACTTGACGCTCAAAGTTCCCGGCGGAGCGCCGGCGCCCCACGCTGACCTCACCTGGCTGGCTCTGGCCAGCATGGCCGTCTTCATCGCAG GCTTTGCCGTCGGCTGGGGTCCCATCCCGTGGCTGATCATGTCGGAGGTCATTCCCGTCAGAGTGAGGGGGTTTGCTGGAGCCGCCGTGGTGCTCAGTAACTGGGGCATGGCCTTCGTCATCACCAAAACCTTCCAGGACATGATG AACCTCTTAACCAGCGCCGGGACGTTCTGGCTCTTCGCCTGCATGTGTGGCCTCAACATCATCTTCACCGTCGTCTTCGTCCCGGAAACCAAAGGCAAGACGCTGGAGCAGATCGAAGCCATTTTCAGAGGGACGTCAGGTCCGTGA
- the LOC108166574 gene encoding tetratricopeptide repeat protein 16-like isoform X1, whose product MQQHLKEASEDNRQQAVIRMLSGHLQEALCLINVALETNPGNGQLYLFSQTRVTIGLSPSRGTLYRRLKEFISAIEDLVQAAELCEPKEEEERKESSSVLKEVQLQLALTYNDFAVQCFGRGLYDEALLLLNKAVKEDRHLGGLYLNRGGELGLSDSGQVP is encoded by the exons ATGCAGCAGCACCTGAAGGAGGCCAGCGAGGACAACAGGCAGCAGGCGGTGATCAGGATGCTGTCTGGCCACCTGCAGGAGGCGCTCTGCCTGATCAACGTCGCCCTGGAGACCAATCCGGGGAACGGACAGCTCTACCTGTTCAG ccaaaccAGGGTGACAATCGGCTTGTCCCCCTCCAGAGGGACTCTGTACCGACGTCTGAAGGAGTTCATCTCGGCCATCGAGGATCTGGTCCAGGCCGCTGAGCTCTGCGAGccgaaggaggaggaggagaggaaggagagcaGCTCCGTCCTGAAGGaggtgcagctgcagctggctCTCACCTACAACGACTTCGCTGTCCAGTGCTTCGGCAGAGGCCTCTACGACGAGGCGCTCCTGCTTCTGAACAAGGCCGTCAAGGAGGACAGGCACCTGGGCGGCCTGTACCTGAACCGAGGAGGTGAGCTGGGACTGTCCGACTCGGGTCAGGTCCCCTGA
- the LOC103470845 gene encoding tetratricopeptide repeat protein 16 has product MDTPEKTNDQTHEDGPGVFSTAVSEEHLERARRRSTYVDFSDRLVAVRDHRFRRPKLHPDIIIKSKAAEHLIKGKEAVEKSQYEKAVLCFSKAIYLQPEQTELHVSLGEAYIQLCDFQSAADCYNRASFLEPGAFDARLSFIYHMQVKPPALFI; this is encoded by the exons ATGGACACGCCTGAGAAGACAAATGATCAAACA CATGAAGACGGACCAGGTGTCTTTTCCACTGCTGTGTCCGAGGAGCATCTGGAAAGGGCCAGGAGAAGAAGCACCTACGTGGACTTCAGTGATCGGCTTGTTGCAGTCAGAGACCATCGCTTTCGAAGACCTAAACTGCATCCGGACATAATCATTAAGAGCAAAGCTGCAGAGCA tttaataaaaggGAAAGAGGCAGTGGAGAAGTCCCAGTATGAGAAGGCTGTGCTCTGCTTCTCCAAAGCCATCTACCTGCAGCCTGAACAG ACGGAGCTGCATGTGAGCCTGGGAGAGGCTTATATTCAGCTGTGTGACTTCCAGTCGGCAGCCGACTGTTATAATCGAGCCAGTTTTCTGGAGCCTGGAGCTTTCGACGCTCGTCTGTCCTTCATCTACCACATGCAGGTAAAACCTCCCGCATTATTCATCTGA
- the LOC108166574 gene encoding tetratricopeptide repeat protein 16-like isoform X2: protein MQQHLKEASEDNRQQAVIRMLSGHLQEALCLINVALETNPGNGQLYLFRGTLYRRLKEFISAIEDLVQAAELCEPKEEEERKESSSVLKEVQLQLALTYNDFAVQCFGRGLYDEALLLLNKAVKEDRHLGGLYLNRGGELGLSDSGQVP, encoded by the exons ATGCAGCAGCACCTGAAGGAGGCCAGCGAGGACAACAGGCAGCAGGCGGTGATCAGGATGCTGTCTGGCCACCTGCAGGAGGCGCTCTGCCTGATCAACGTCGCCCTGGAGACCAATCCGGGGAACGGACAGCTCTACCTGTTCAG AGGGACTCTGTACCGACGTCTGAAGGAGTTCATCTCGGCCATCGAGGATCTGGTCCAGGCCGCTGAGCTCTGCGAGccgaaggaggaggaggagaggaaggagagcaGCTCCGTCCTGAAGGaggtgcagctgcagctggctCTCACCTACAACGACTTCGCTGTCCAGTGCTTCGGCAGAGGCCTCTACGACGAGGCGCTCCTGCTTCTGAACAAGGCCGTCAAGGAGGACAGGCACCTGGGCGGCCTGTACCTGAACCGAGGAGGTGAGCTGGGACTGTCCGACTCGGGTCAGGTCCCCTGA